One genomic window of Micromonospora sp. WMMD1128 includes the following:
- a CDS encoding copper chaperone PCu(A)C: protein MPSTTSGRLRRPAALIGAALLAASVAACGSADGSTTAAPSATASASASASAAAGVLGISDPWVKAADKGMTAAFGTLVNDGDADVTITKAATEVSPMELHEMTMKDGKMVMQPKEGGIVVKAHSRATLEPGGDHLMLMNIAKPVQAGDELSFTLTFADGRTQTFTAVAKPFTGAQESYAPGHGDSPMPEMSMSPTA from the coding sequence GCTCCGGCGCCCGGCGGCCCTGATCGGCGCCGCCCTGCTGGCCGCGTCCGTCGCCGCCTGCGGCTCCGCCGACGGCTCGACCACCGCCGCACCGTCGGCGACGGCTTCGGCTTCGGCTTCGGCGAGCGCGGCGGCCGGGGTGCTCGGCATCAGCGACCCGTGGGTGAAGGCCGCCGACAAGGGCATGACCGCCGCGTTCGGCACCCTGGTCAACGACGGCGACGCGGATGTGACGATCACCAAGGCGGCCACCGAGGTCTCCCCGATGGAGCTGCACGAGATGACCATGAAGGACGGCAAGATGGTCATGCAGCCCAAGGAGGGCGGCATCGTGGTCAAGGCCCACTCCCGCGCCACGCTGGAGCCCGGCGGCGACCACCTGATGCTGATGAACATCGCCAAGCCGGTGCAGGCAGGCGACGAACTCAGCTTCACGCTCACCTTCGCCGACGGCCGCACCCAGACGTTCACCGCCGTGGCGAAGCCGTTCACCGGCGCCCAGGAGTCCTACGCCCCCGGCCACGGCGACTCCCCGATGCCGGAGATGAGCATGAGCCCCACGGCATGA